From the genome of Denticeps clupeoides chromosome 4, fDenClu1.1, whole genome shotgun sequence, one region includes:
- the LOC114787647 gene encoding dual specificity phosphatase 28-like isoform X1, translating into MHQLCKVTDALLISNARSACSTELLQQEAVTLCINVSKQQPFPTCHVATLHIPVYDDPNENLHKYFDSCADAIAAEVGRGGHCVVYCKNGRSRSATICTAYLMKHHSLSLTEAFQVVKSARAVVEPNPGFWAQLEKYEEELKSRRIRRQAASQRHFT; encoded by the exons ATGCACCAGCTTTGTAAAGTCACAGATGCCCTACTGATCAGCAATGCCAGGTCAGCCTGCAGCACTGAGCTTCTCCAGCAGGAGGCAGTAACTCTGTGCATCAACGTATCCAAGCAGCAGCCCTTCCCCACCTGCCATGTTGCCACGCTCCATATCCCTGTGTATGACGACCCCAACGAAAACCTGCATAAGTATTTTGACAGCTGTGCTGACGCCATCGCTGCGGAGGTGGGCCGCGGCGGCCATTGCGTTGTGTATTGCAAGAACGGCCGCAGTCGCTCAGCAACCATCTGTACAGCCTACCTCATGAAACACCACAGCCTTTCCTTAACAGAGGCTTTCCAG GTTGTGAAGAGCGCTCGAGCAGTGGTGGAGCCAAACCCTGGATTCTGGGCCCAGTTAGAGAAATACGAAGAGGAACTGAAGAGCAGAAG GATAAGAAGACAAGCCGCTAGTCAACGTCATTTCACATGA
- the LOC114787647 gene encoding dual specificity phosphatase 28-like isoform X2, with protein sequence MHQLCKVTDALLISNARSACSTELLQQEAVTLCINVSKQQPFPTCHVATLHIPVYDDPNENLHKYFDSCADAIAAEVGRGGHCVVYCKNGRSRSATICTAYLMKHHSLSLTEAFQVVKSARAVVEPNPGFWAQLEKYEEELKSRRESG encoded by the exons ATGCACCAGCTTTGTAAAGTCACAGATGCCCTACTGATCAGCAATGCCAGGTCAGCCTGCAGCACTGAGCTTCTCCAGCAGGAGGCAGTAACTCTGTGCATCAACGTATCCAAGCAGCAGCCCTTCCCCACCTGCCATGTTGCCACGCTCCATATCCCTGTGTATGACGACCCCAACGAAAACCTGCATAAGTATTTTGACAGCTGTGCTGACGCCATCGCTGCGGAGGTGGGCCGCGGCGGCCATTGCGTTGTGTATTGCAAGAACGGCCGCAGTCGCTCAGCAACCATCTGTACAGCCTACCTCATGAAACACCACAGCCTTTCCTTAACAGAGGCTTTCCAG GTTGTGAAGAGCGCTCGAGCAGTGGTGGAGCCAAACCCTGGATTCTGGGCCCAGTTAGAGAAATACGAAGAGGAACTGAAGAGCAGAAG AGAAAGTGGCTGA
- the LOC114787621 gene encoding vitamin K-dependent protein C-like, which translates to MRSCLGALLLVVWSAGALGVSVFSTAPQAHALLRSRRANSMFEELRPPSKERECIEEVCDFEEAREIFQTRETTLEFWTVYKDGNQCIPNPCVNGNCVDKFQSYECLCFHGYEGKHCNQLRTATNCSVRNGDCDHDCQDRADGRARACSCLPGYQLQENGRSCGPSEEYVCGRILIHKSIFNIKPVQGLQPWLMGGEKGLKGESPWQVLVLNANGRFHCGGVLIDKNWVLTAAHCLENSRRFSVRLGDYERLTRENSEVVLLVSKAIAHPDYDPVTVDNDIALLRLSSPAPFTQYILPACLPSPNLAEGVLHLNGTSTIVTGWGKDNETAVRYSSALHYIWIPLVDRATCASLMTNNVSSNVLCAGVVGRQVDACEGDSGGPMMVKYRDTWFLIGLVSWGEGCGQKNKVGIYTKVSNYRDWIDQVRQEWS; encoded by the exons ATGAGGTCCTGTCTGGGAGCCCTTCTGCTGGTTGTGTGGTCGGCCGGGGCGCTCGGTGTCTCGG tgttCTCCACTGCTCCTCAGGCCCACGCGCTGCTCCGCTCCCGCAGGGCGAACAGCATGTTCGAGGAGCTGCGGCCGCCTTCCAAGGAGCGCGAGTGCATTGAGGAGGTGTGCGACTTTGAGGAGGCCAGAGAGATTTTCCAGACCCGCGAGACCACG CTGGAGTTCTGGACTGTCTACAAAG ATGGGAACCAGTGCATCCCCAACCCCTGCGTGAACGGAAACTGCGTGGACAAGTTCCAGTCATACGAATGCCTCTGTTTCCACGGATACGAAGGGAAGCACTGCAACCAGC tCAGAACGGCCACCAACTGCTCGGTGAGAAACGGCGACTGTGACCACGACTGCCAGGACCGGGCGGACGGCCGGGCCCGCGCCTGCAGCTGCCTCCCGGGGTATCAGCTGCAGGAGAACGGCCGGAGCTGCGGCCCCTCGG aagAGTACGTCTGTGGGAGGATCCTGATTCATAAATCCATATTCAACATAAAGCCAGTTCAAGGACTGCAGCCGTGGCTGatgggaggagagaaggggCTGAAGGGGGAAAGTCCCTGGCAG GTTCTTGTGTTGAACGCTAATGGACGGTTCCACTGTGGTGGTGTTCTGATTGACAAGAACTGGGTTCTGACCGCAGCCCACTGCCTGGAGAACAGCCGGCGTTTCAGCGTCAGACTTG GAGACTATGAGCGTTTGACGCGCGAGAACTCTgaggtggtgctgctggtgtCGAAGGCCATCGCTCACCCCGACTACGACCCTGTGACGGTGGACAACGACATCGCCCTCCTGCGCCTGTCCTCGCCGGCGCCGTTCACCCAGTACATCCTGCCCGCCTGCCTACCCAGCCCCAACTTGGCCGAGGGGGTTCTGCACCTCAACGGCACGTCCACAATAGTGACTGGCTGGGGCAAAGACAACGAGACGGCCGTCCGCTACAGCAGCGCCCTTCACTACATCTGGATCCCGCTGGTGGACCGCGCCACGTGCGCCAGCCTGATGACCAACAACGTCTCCAGCAACGTGCTGTGCGCAGGAGTGGTGGGCCGGCAGGTGGATGCGTGCGAGGGTGACAGCGGAGGTCCCATGATGGTCAAGTACCGGGACACCTGGTTCCTCATTGGCCTGGTGTCCTGGGgggagggttgtgggcagaagAACAAAGTGGGCATCTACACCAAGGTGTCCAACTACCGGGACTGGATCGATCAGGTTCGCCAAGAGTGGAGTTAA